The genomic interval TTCCCTCTCGAACTAAGGCGATATTTGGTTCCGAAAAGATCTGGGCTAAGTCTTTTTTAGAGTAGCCCGATCCAAGTATAACTCCGTTCATCCTATCCATTCCGTTTTCGCCTATGAAATTCATAATGCCATTTGAAATACCGCCTTGTTTCGTTTTTGAAATAACTACACTCGTTACCGGCCAACGCTTCTATTTCGGATTTAAGTTCTGGTGAAGAAATAGATGGGTAAAAAGCCTTAAATACTCCTGAGTCGTCCACAACTAGATATCCTTTTTCGAACAACTCATCACATCCAAACTTGCACATTGGAAAAACAACATTCGAATCAAGCTTCTCTTCCTGAGAACACTCAGATCGCTTCTTAATATGCGCAGTAACTAAAAAAGAAATTGGATACTCTTTGGAGCAGCAAGCGCATATGCTAACGGTCGATTTACCAAAGAGTATCTTCTTCAAGAAAGACTGTTCCCTTCTACGCTTAGAAATGATCTCGGCTTCGCTAGTTTCAAGAGATTCTAGCTTCATTATTAGAGCTCTATACTCGTCCTCTGAAATTTCATCAGAAAACACCTCGCTTTGAAGACTATAGTGTTCCACAAAAGGATTACTGCGTTCAGCAGCTAGGACATTAAAAGCTTGAACAACATAGTTTTCCTTATAGCCTACCAGTTTGTTAAAAGAAGCATAAGAAATTCGTATACGCTCTAATTCTTCAAGAAAATACATGTATTCCCAGGTTGCACCATCTGGCAAGCTTCCCCAAAAACTCTTTGCTGCATCTTGATTCCTGGTCTTTGCGACAACTGTCGCGCTAGCAAAAAAGAACTTGTTCTTAGCAAAGAGTACCTTGTCTCCTATTGATATTTTTCTCCATTTCGAGGGGTTATTGCCTTTGGGTGTAACTCCCCAAAACATAGCCGATCCGCTAGGATATATTCTTTCCAAACCCTCCATTAAGTCAGAATCAAAAAAGGAATTGAATCCCTTCAATGGAACCCTGTTCTCGACAGTTTTGAGAAAGTGGGCTAAAGAATCTGAGTTCGCACAAGGCTGGAGTACGATGTTGCTCATCGTTTATTATACTTTGTCGCATTTCCTTTTGACAAAGACACGGGATATTTTTGGGCATTCAATTTAATCTTGTCTTTGGCAGCTTCTAAAAGGTCAACTTCTAGTTTATCCGATAAGCGAATTAGGTAAAGAAAAATGTCCGCAATCTCTTGCTTGCAGTGATCGTAGTCTTTTGGACTTATTCTCTCTTTTAATGATTCCTCTTCGGTTAGCCACTGAAATATTTCAACAAGCTCTCCAGTCTCTGCTGAAAGTGCCATTACAAGATTTTTTGGATTATGATATTTGTCCCATTCTCTATCAAGAGCGAACTTTCTCAGTTCAATAATAAGTTCTTCCATCTATCAAAATCTATTTAAATCAGCCTGCATTGTAGTAATAGCTGAAATTAAGGAATTCTGGTTCTCTCAATATCTCCTTTCTGAATTGAGTAAACATGACAATACCTTCCTAAAGGTAAAGCGCTAGTGTACAGGATATTAGGGTCAATCGAGCCGGGCCAACGTGTTGTTGATGCGCAGCACTATAGGCCCTTTGTAAAAGTTCGCCACTGCTCCCTAAGGACCTCTAGTTGATTCATAAACCTGAGGTACCTATGTTCCCATTCGCCATTAATAACCGCTTTGATAAAAGCATTTCGCGAAAACTCGGCGACAACGAAATATCTCCCTATAAAGCCAGGGAACAAGCAATAGAGGAATTTTCTCGGATCAGAATGATCTTCCAAGTCTCTTTGACCTAGAAAATCAAAGATTACGGGAACTTTTGATTGAGTCCAAGATTCTGGAAAAGCTTCCGAACAAAAGTCTACTCTAAACACGTGAGGCCTTCCTAGGTTAATGAATTCTTCCCTGGCCTTGAGAAACTTCGGGTAGTCCCTCTTAAGCCGAGT from Cryomorphaceae bacterium carries:
- a CDS encoding HNH endonuclease, yielding MSNIVLQPCANSDSLAHFLKTVENRVPLKGFNSFFDSDLMEGLERIYPSGSAMFWGVTPKGNNPSKWRKISIGDKVLFAKNKFFFASATVVAKTRNQDAAKSFWGSLPDGATWEYMYFLEELERIRISYASFNKLVGYKENYVVQAFNVLAAERSNPFVEHYSLQSEVFSDEISEDEYRALIMKLESLETSEAEIISKRRREQSFLKKILFGKSTVSICACCSKEYPISFLVTAHIKKRSECSQEEKLDSNVVFPMCKFGCDELFEKGYLVVDDSGVFKAFYPSISSPELKSEIEALAGNECSYFKNETRRYFKWHYEFHRRKRNG
- a CDS encoding nucleotide pyrophosphohydrolase codes for the protein MEELIIELRKFALDREWDKYHNPKNLVMALSAETGELVEIFQWLTEEESLKERISPKDYDHCKQEIADIFLYLIRLSDKLEVDLLEAAKDKIKLNAQKYPVSLSKGNATKYNKR
- a CDS encoding competence protein → MKYAIADGKRVEAIKGLKATCPVCSMEVVARCGKQRIWHWAHLVHRACDSSKENETAWHRMWKDLFPSEWQEVTFKENSEKGYSRADVATSKGLILEFQHSRIEEEERIAREEFYNNMIWVIDGTRLKRDYPKFLKAREEFINLGRPHVFRVDFCSEAFPESWTQSKVPVIFDFLGQRDLEDHSDPRKFLYCLFPGFIGRYFVVAEFSRNAFIKAVINGEWEHRYLRFMNQLEVLREQWRTFTKGL